One Burkholderia sp. 9120 genomic window, TGGATCACCATCAACTCGCGCACCTTCTCCACGTCACGCTCACGCGCCGCTTTAGTAATTGCCTTGTGAATTTTCACGTTCGCCTGGCCGAACCGCTCGTGCTCGGACTGCGGCGTGTCGTTCCGAAACTCGATCAACTGCCGGATCATTTCGTTGATCAACTCGCAACTGAAGCGCAAAAACGGGTTCGGATTTGCCGCGGCCAGAATGTCATGAAAGTTCACGTCTTCCTGACGCTGCCGCACGATATCTTTCCCACCGTGCGAAGAAGCCGGCCGATCACAGCACGCAATGCTCGCTTCCAGCGCATCGAAATCCTGTTCCGTGAGATGCGGCACTGCCCCCGCCGCCAGTTCCGGCTCCAGCAATTTGCGCACGGTGTAAATGTCGTCGATGGAAACGTCTTTGAAGAACAGATAGTTTTGCAATAGCTGCAACGTGCGATCCAGCGGCACCTCCACCACCATTCCGCCGCCGCTCGGGCCCGTGGTCACCTTGATGAGCCCCTGCACCTCAAGCGACTTCAGCGCTTCGCGGATCGTACTTTTGCTCACCGCAAAAAGCTGCTGCAACTCCACCTCGCGCGGCAGCCGATCACCCGGCTTCAGGTCCTTCTCGGTGATGAGCCGTTTGATTTCCTCCGCGACCAGATCGCCGCGCTTCTGCTGTTTGATCTCAATCGCGGCGCCAGCCTTGGCGCGGTCCATGGCCATATTCGATGCTCCCAGTTTGTCCTGCGCGATCCCCGATCGGTCCACCGGACTCTCAACGACCAGCAAGGCCGCTTCGATGCTGCCAGGAATTTTGCCTTATTGACACTCGAATTTATT contains:
- a CDS encoding FCD domain-containing protein, which codes for MAMDRAKAGAAIEIKQQKRGDLVAEEIKRLITEKDLKPGDRLPREVELQQLFAVSKSTIREALKSLEVQGLIKVTTGPSGGGMVVEVPLDRTLQLLQNYLFFKDVSIDDIYTVRKLLEPELAAGAVPHLTEQDFDALEASIACCDRPASSHGGKDIVRQRQEDVNFHDILAAANPNPFLRFSCELINEMIRQLIEFRNDTPQSEHERFGQANVKIHKAITKAARERDVEKVRELMVIHMTEAPRYVKRMKGKLRGRLILDSEIRRRVRARSVAPADSDGEG